CAGAAAATTAAAGAAAGTGCAAGTTTCCAAGAAGGTTTGGCAACGTTACGCCAATTAAGTTTCGGACTTTTAGACATGGCTTGGCACGGACAAGATCCAACCAATATTACAGACTTAAAAGCTTTTGAAACTGAACAATTTGCCAATACACAATTGTATCCAGATGTAAAAGAAAATGCGATGAGTACAGCTTTTTCGCATATTTTTCAAGGCGGTTATTCTTCTGGATATTACAGTTACAAATGGGCAGAAGTTCTAGACGCTGATGCTTTTGAATATTTCCAGGAAAAAGGGATCTTCAACGAAGAAGTAGCGAAAAAATTCAAAGACAATGTGCTTTCAAAAGGAGGAACAGAACATCCAATGACTTTGTACAAACGTTTTAGAGGTCAGGAACCAAAAGCGGAAGCTTTATTGAAGAGAGCAGGATTGGTTTAATATTTAATATCTTTGTGTATTATTTAAAATATTGAAAGAAAAAAATCTATATATAATTGCGGGTTGTAATGGAGCTGGAAAAACAACTGCTTCATATTCAATACTGCCTGAAATTTTAAACTGTAAAGAATTTGTAAATGCTGATGAAATCGCAAAAGGTTTATCACCATTTCAACCTGAAACAGTAAGTTTTGAAGCTGGAAGAATAATGCTTAATCGAATAGATGAGCTATTACAAAAAGAAGTCGACTTTGCTTTTGAGACAACTCTTTCTGCAAAAAGCTATATTTCTATTGTAAAAAAAGCACAAAGTCAAGGTTATTTTGTAACATTAATTTTCTTTTGGCTCAACTCTATTGAATTAGCAAAACAAAGAGTTAAAGTAAGAGTAATGGAAGGTGGTCATAATATCCCCGAAGATGTAATAGAACGAAGATACATTCGTGGTATTAAAAATTTCTTTGAAATTTATCTTCACAAGTGCGACAATGTAATGTTGTTTGACAACTCAAATAAATTACCAATACTTGTTGCCGAAAAAGAGATTAACGAAGAGATTCAAATTACCAATGAAAATTTATTTGATGAAATAAAAACTTTTTTAAAGATATGACAAAAGATAAAATCAAAGAATTACAGCATAAAATTGTTGAAGGTCTAAAAGTTTCTTCAAAAAAAATGATTGAAAACAAAAAGAAAACTAATGGAAAAATTGTGGTTTTTGCAGATGGAAAAATCCAAACAATAAACGCAGTTGACATTAAAGATTAATACCTATCAACTTTGAAAAAATATTTTAAAATCTTCCTTTACCTTGCAATTATTGGATTGGCCGCAATTGTTTCTGTAAACTATTACGTAAAATCTTCGACCAAAAAGAACATTTATTATTCCATTAAAAGATTCCCTAAAAATGATGTGGGAATCATTTTTGGTGCTGGAATTAATGGAAATCAGCCAAGTAAATATTTAAAAGATCGTCTTGACGCAGGAATAATGCTTTGGAAAGCAAAACGCATCAATAAAATTTTACTTTCTGGCGATAACGGCCGAGATGAATATGACGAATTGACCGTTATGAAAAACTATTGTTTTAATCACGGAGTTGATACCACAAAAATCTTTGTTGATTATGCAGGCTTTGACACTTACTCTACAATGTATCGAGCCAAACATATTTTTAAGATTAAAAAAGCAACTTTAATTTCGCAGGAATATCATTTGAACCGAGCGATTTACATTGGCAACAAACTCGGAATTAAATCAGTTGGATATTCGGCAAATAAGGGAGAATATTTAGGTTACAACTATGTTCGTTTTCGAGAATATGGTTCAATCTTCAAATCTTTTTTTGATGTTTTGAGAAATCGACAACCTCGTTTTTTAGGTGGAGAAATTAATATCAACCGAGAATCCAATTATTCGAAAGAAGATAAACGATAAAAAAAACCTGCAAGACGTTCTTGCAGGTTTTTTTATAAAATATTTAGTTTATAATTTAAAGATAAGAAATCTTAATTTTTGATTCTTTACTCTTTATTCTATCTTCTATATTCTACTCTTTCTCCAAAACTCTTTTTGCTAATTTTCCAACAGTAAGTCCTTGTACTACAATTGAAAATAATACGACAATGTAAGTTACTTCAAGTAAAAGGTTTTTGTATTCTCCTTCAGGCATCGATAGTACTAAAGCAATAGAAACTCCGCCGCGAATTCCTCCCCAAACTAAGACCATCAGAGAACCTTTGTTGTAGGCAGATTTGATTCCGAAGAACTTAAAGATATCGAAGAATTTCCAAGGTAAAACAATAGAAGTTAATCTTGAAAAAAGAACAATAAAAATTGCTACAAAACCTGTTATTAATTGTTTGTTTAAATCTGGCAGTAACAACAATTCGAAACCAATAAACAAAAACAAAATAGCATTTAAAATTTCGTCAATAAGTTCCCAGAACTTTCCCAGATAATCTTTGGTTACTTCACTCATGGCAACTTTTTTACCATAATTTCCAATAATCAATCCAGCTACGACCATTGCTAACGGGCTAGAAACGTGTAATGCTTGTGCAACTAAAAATCCGCCCGTTACTATAGAGAGCGTGATTAAAACCGAAACTTTATAGTCATCAACTTTTTTCATGACTCTTGAAGCTGTAAATCCAAATACCGCTCCTAATAAAAGTCCGCCGATTCCTTCTTCTATAAACAACAAAGAAATTGAGCCAAAAGTCGCATCAAATGTTGGATCTGTTGCCATTTTAAGAACAACAGCAAACATTACAACCGCTACTCCGTCGTTAAATAGCGATTCTCCAACGATTTTAGTTTCGATTCTTTTTGGAACTTTAGCTTCTTTTAAAACTCCTAAAACCACAATTGGATCGGTTGGAGAAATTAAAGTTCCAAAAACTAAGCAAAATATATAGGGAATAGTAATTCCGAGAAGCGGTGCGATATAATAAAGCAGAACAGAAATAATTAACGCTGATAAAACGACACTAACTGTCGAATAAATCATAATAGGAACTTTTTGTTCTTTAAGATCTGACATGTTTACGTGTAGA
The Flavobacterium humidisoli DNA segment above includes these coding regions:
- a CDS encoding zeta toxin family protein, producing MKEKNLYIIAGCNGAGKTTASYSILPEILNCKEFVNADEIAKGLSPFQPETVSFEAGRIMLNRIDELLQKEVDFAFETTLSAKSYISIVKKAQSQGYFVTLIFFWLNSIELAKQRVKVRVMEGGHNIPEDVIERRYIRGIKNFFEIYLHKCDNVMLFDNSNKLPILVAEKEINEEIQITNENLFDEIKTFLKI
- a CDS encoding cation:proton antiporter encodes the protein MELYYTFSVLIVLASFFAYLNLRFLKLPGTIGIMIIAMLVSVGIRLLGDSYFPATTKHFFDLIKEFDFNEILMGAMLNFLLFAGALHVNMSDLKEQKVPIMIYSTVSVVLSALIISVLLYYIAPLLGITIPYIFCLVFGTLISPTDPIVVLGVLKEAKVPKRIETKIVGESLFNDGVAVVMFAVVLKMATDPTFDATFGSISLLFIEEGIGGLLLGAVFGFTASRVMKKVDDYKVSVLITLSIVTGGFLVAQALHVSSPLAMVVAGLIIGNYGKKVAMSEVTKDYLGKFWELIDEILNAILFLFIGFELLLLPDLNKQLITGFVAIFIVLFSRLTSIVLPWKFFDIFKFFGIKSAYNKGSLMVLVWGGIRGGVSIALVLSMPEGEYKNLLLEVTYIVVLFSIVVQGLTVGKLAKRVLEKE
- a CDS encoding SanA/YdcF family protein, coding for MKKYFKIFLYLAIIGLAAIVSVNYYVKSSTKKNIYYSIKRFPKNDVGIIFGAGINGNQPSKYLKDRLDAGIMLWKAKRINKILLSGDNGRDEYDELTVMKNYCFNHGVDTTKIFVDYAGFDTYSTMYRAKHIFKIKKATLISQEYHLNRAIYIGNKLGIKSVGYSANKGEYLGYNYVRFREYGSIFKSFFDVLRNRQPRFLGGEININRESNYSKEDKR